A stretch of Halomonas elongata DSM 2581 DNA encodes these proteins:
- the rpsA gene encoding 30S ribosomal protein S1: MSESFAELFEQSLQDINMEPGAIVAATVVDIEGDWVTVNAGLKSEGQIPAAQFRDDNGELTIAVGDEVHVALEAVEDGFGETRLSREKAKRAEAWKVLEAAFEKEEIVKGVINGKVKGGFTVDVDSIRAFLPGSLVDVRPVRDTTHLENKELDFKVIKLDPKRNNVVVSRRAVLEAENSAEREALLATLQEGQQIIGIVKNLTDYGAFVDLGGVDGLLHITDMAWKRIKHPSEIVAVGDEVNVKVLKFDRERNRVSLGLKQLGEDPWVNIKDRYPEGTKVHATVTNLTDYGCFAELEEGVEGLVHVSEMDWTNKNIHPSKVVQVGDDVDVMVLDIDEERRRISLGIKQCTANPWETFNAQYNKGDRVSGTIKSITDFGIFIGLEGGIDGLVHLSDISWTEGGEEAVRQFKKGDEAEAVILSIDPERERISLGIKQLDTDPVAEFLAVNDKGSIVTGRVVEVDAKEAHVELATDVVAVLKASEISADRVEDARNVLNEGDSVEARIVGVDRKNRQINLSVKAKDQEDTRRNMSKLRDQDAETGDGPTTIGDLIKQQMGQD; the protein is encoded by the coding sequence ATGAGCGAAAGCTTTGCTGAACTGTTTGAACAGTCTCTCCAAGACATCAACATGGAGCCGGGCGCCATCGTCGCGGCTACCGTCGTCGACATCGAAGGTGACTGGGTCACCGTCAATGCCGGCCTGAAGTCCGAAGGTCAGATTCCCGCGGCCCAGTTCCGCGACGACAACGGCGAGCTGACCATCGCCGTCGGCGACGAAGTGCACGTCGCTCTGGAAGCCGTTGAAGACGGTTTCGGCGAGACCCGTCTGTCTCGCGAAAAAGCCAAGCGCGCCGAGGCATGGAAGGTTCTGGAAGCTGCCTTCGAGAAGGAAGAGATCGTCAAGGGCGTGATCAACGGCAAGGTCAAAGGTGGCTTCACCGTCGACGTGGATTCCATCCGCGCCTTCCTGCCGGGTTCTCTGGTCGATGTGCGTCCGGTGCGTGACACCACGCATCTCGAGAACAAGGAACTCGACTTCAAGGTCATCAAGCTCGATCCGAAGCGCAACAACGTGGTGGTTTCCCGCCGCGCCGTGCTCGAGGCCGAGAACAGCGCCGAGCGCGAAGCTCTGCTCGCCACGCTGCAGGAAGGCCAGCAGATCATCGGTATCGTCAAGAACCTCACCGACTACGGTGCCTTCGTTGATCTGGGCGGGGTCGATGGCCTGCTGCACATCACCGACATGGCCTGGAAGCGCATCAAGCATCCCAGCGAGATCGTGGCCGTCGGCGACGAAGTCAACGTCAAGGTCCTCAAATTCGACCGCGAGCGTAACCGCGTGTCTCTGGGCCTGAAGCAGCTGGGCGAAGATCCGTGGGTCAACATCAAGGATCGTTACCCGGAAGGCACCAAGGTGCATGCCACCGTCACCAACCTCACCGACTACGGCTGCTTCGCCGAGCTGGAAGAGGGTGTCGAGGGTCTGGTCCACGTCTCCGAAATGGACTGGACCAACAAGAACATCCATCCGTCCAAGGTCGTTCAGGTCGGCGACGATGTGGACGTCATGGTGCTGGACATCGACGAAGAGCGTCGTCGTATCTCGCTGGGCATCAAGCAGTGCACCGCGAATCCCTGGGAGACCTTCAACGCCCAGTACAACAAGGGCGACCGTGTCTCCGGCACCATCAAGTCGATCACCGATTTCGGTATCTTCATCGGCCTGGAAGGCGGTATCGACGGTCTGGTGCACCTGTCCGACATCTCCTGGACCGAAGGTGGCGAGGAAGCCGTTCGCCAGTTCAAGAAGGGCGACGAGGCCGAAGCCGTCATTCTGTCCATCGATCCCGAGCGTGAGCGCATCTCGCTGGGCATCAAGCAGCTCGATACCGATCCGGTTGCCGAGTTCCTGGCCGTCAATGACAAGGGTTCCATCGTTACCGGCCGTGTGGTCGAGGTGGACGCCAAGGAAGCTCATGTCGAGCTCGCTACCGATGTCGTCGCCGTGCTGAAGGCTTCCGAGATCAGCGCCGATCGCGTCGAGGATGCTCGCAACGTGCTCAACGAGGGTGACAGCGTCGAGGCCCGCATCGTCGGTGTCGATCGCAAGAACCGTCAGATCAACCTGTCCGTCAAGGCCAAGGATCAGGAAGATACGCGTCGCAACATGAGCAAGCTGCGCGACCAGGATGCCGAAACTGGTGATGGTCCGACCACCATCGGTGATCTGATCAAGCAGCAGATGGGTCAGGACTGA
- the cmk gene encoding (d)CMP kinase — translation MTEQAAVLTIDGPGGAGKGTISRLVAERLGWHLLDSGALYRLTALAAIRHGVALDDESALARLAGELDVVFLAEGGEGRVLLEGQEATGEIRTEHVGDAASRVASLPEVRAALLQRQRDFRQAPGLVADGRDMGTVVFRDAPLKIFLTASAEERARRRHLQLREAGVDASLSSLLKEIQARDARDMQRSVAPLVPADDAVTLDTTSLTIPEVVDRLTALLAREGLIPDA, via the coding sequence ATGACAGAACAGGCAGCGGTGCTGACCATCGACGGGCCGGGCGGTGCCGGCAAGGGCACGATCAGCCGGCTCGTCGCCGAGCGCCTGGGCTGGCATTTGCTGGATAGCGGTGCGCTCTATCGGCTCACTGCCCTGGCTGCCATCCGCCATGGCGTCGCCCTGGATGACGAGTCGGCCCTGGCGCGGCTTGCCGGCGAGCTCGACGTGGTCTTCCTCGCCGAGGGCGGGGAAGGCCGGGTGTTGCTCGAAGGGCAGGAGGCGACCGGGGAGATCCGCACCGAGCACGTCGGTGATGCCGCGTCACGGGTGGCCTCGTTGCCCGAGGTGCGTGCCGCCTTGCTGCAGCGCCAGCGGGATTTTCGCCAGGCCCCCGGCCTGGTGGCCGATGGGCGTGACATGGGAACGGTGGTCTTCCGGGATGCCCCGCTCAAGATATTTCTCACCGCTTCGGCGGAGGAGCGCGCCAGACGACGCCACTTGCAGTTGCGAGAGGCGGGGGTGGATGCTAGTCTATCGAGTCTTCTAAAGGAGATTCAGGCACGCGATGCACGGGATATGCAGCGCAGCGTGGCACCACTCGTGCCGGCCGATGATGCCGTCACACTGGATACCACGAGCCTGACGATACCGGAAGTGGTGGATCGGCTGACGGCATTGCTGGCCCGGGAGGGCCTGATACCGGATGCCTGA